Proteins from a genomic interval of Dendropsophus ebraccatus isolate aDenEbr1 chromosome 6, aDenEbr1.pat, whole genome shotgun sequence:
- the LOC138795273 gene encoding astacin-like metalloendopeptidase: protein MKVNEKVDIILDGGDIIPELDRSARDCTKCLWPKSPDGIVRVPYVTDSSSYTNFELSWFVTAMEEFVGMTCIRFVDRTTEPDYLSIENGDGCWSYIGKIGGKQTVSLSMDGCITYSLIQHELMHNLGFYHEHTRNDRDDYIDIMWDHIASGSASAFSLDHGDTQGLSYDYMSIMHYTRYAYSTDPGLPTMVPKPDPNVPMGEAIGRSNLDVLKINSLYSCSECSPMT, encoded by the exons ATGAAAGTAAACGAAA AAGTCGACATTATACTTGACGGAGGTGACATTATACCTGAACTTGACCGCAGTGCGAGAGACTGTACAAAATGTTTGTGGCCGAAGTCCCCAGATGGAATAGTGCGAGTTCCTTATGTTACCGATTCCTCCTCGTACA cAAATTTTGAGCTATCATGGTTTGTTACGGCCATGGAGGAATTTGTGGGGATGACCTGTATCCGGTTTGTCGATAGAACCACCGAGCCAGACTATCTGAGTATAGAAAATGGAGACGg CTGCTGGTCGTACATTGGGAAGATCGGGGGTAAACAGACCGTGAGCCTCTCTATGGACGGCTGTATAACCTATAGTCTCATACAACATGAGCTCATGCATAATCTCGGCTTCTACCATGAACACACCAGGAATGACCGAGATGACTACATTGACATTATGTGGGACCATATTGCTTCAG GTAGTGCGAGCGCTTTTTCCCTGGATCATGGGGATACTCAGGGCCTTTCTTATGATTACATGTCCATTATGCATTATACAAG GTACGCTTACAGCACCGATCCTGGCCTACCAACCATGGTCCCAAAACCTGATCCCAACGTCCCTATGGGAGAGGCGATAGGACGGAGTAACCTGGATGTTTTAAAGATTAACAGCCTTTATAGTTGCAGTGAGTGTTCCCCAATGACGTGA